Genomic DNA from Paenibacillus sp. MBLB1832:
TTTCTTTCAAGTACTGATCTACATCAACGAGACGGGCAAATACAATTTGGCCGTGCTCATCCAGCAACTTATCATTTCACTGGCCGATCCGAAGCTGGTCCTGGAGCAAGGACGTCTGCAGGACATTGCGCCGGAAGGCATTAAAGCAGCAGGGGTACTGATTATGATTGCACCGATGTTAGCCGTGTACCCTTTCCTACAAAAGCATTTTGTGAAAGGCGTTATGATTGGATCCTTAAAGGGGTAACCCTTGGGAAATAGATAGAGGAGGTCATTATTCATGAAAAAGATGTACCGTTCGGCATGGATTGCCGGAACATCCGTTGTCCTACTTAGTATGTTAGCTGCAGGGTGCGGAACGAAAACGGAAACGACTGTTAACAAACCAGCAGCGTCAGGTACCGCTGCACCTGAGAAGCGCGGCAATATCACTGTGGCCGTTTACGATAATGGGAAAGTTCCAGCGGATCAAGGCACGATGGAGAAAAACTGGTTAACCGAGTGGCTGAACAAGAATGGGCCTGTGGATGTCAAGTTTGTGCCGATTCCAAGAACGAAGGATACGGAGAAATATAACTTGTTGTTTGCATCTGGGGATGCTCCTGATCTAATCTGGTCCTATGATTCTGCGTTGAAAGCGCAATTAATCAGCCAAAAACAAGTCATGCCCTTAGAAGACCTGATCGACAAGTCTAGCACGACCTATAAGAAACTGTTAGGTCAGTTCCCGAGCTTAAAAAAATTAAGCACTTCCCCGGATGGACATATTTATCAAATCGGGAAGGTCAATGCGGAAACGGTTACACCGAACTTTATTTTAACTATCCGGCAAGATTGGCTAAAGAAGCTGAATTTGCCGATTCCGCAAACGACGGAAGATTTGTATAACACAGCGGTTGCGTTCGCTACGAAGGATCCCGACGGTAATGGAAAAGCCGACACTTACGGGATGAATTTGAGCTTTGTTGGCGGTCTTGAAGTGGATCAAATATTCGGCAATATCCCTCCGATCATCGAGAATGGAAAGGCAATTAATCCTTGGGATCGCTTACAAGCGGCAACTGATTTCAAGAAGAAGCTGTTCGATGCGGGAGCCGTTGATAAAGAATTTCTGCTTGATAAAGATGGGGCCAAGGCTAAACAGGCTTTCACGAATGGCAAGTTGGGTATTTATGGCTATTATGTCGACCGGAATCCCTATGACGCTTTGCTGAAAAATGATGCGAATGCCGATGTTGTGGCCATCGCTTACCCGAAGGGGCCATATGGACAATTCAGCGGCGCTCTGAATCCGTCTGCACAAGTGGTCGGGTTGGTGAATGCCAAGGCGAAAGATCCGAAGGCTGTTATGAAGTTTATTGATTTTCTCTCTGAACCTGCGACCATGAAAATGATGAAGTACGGGGAAGAAGGAACCGATTACAAGCTCGATAACGGTTGTCCTGTCTTAGTGGACAAAGATAATCCTAAGTTTAAATTTACCGATACGTTTAACATCCTCAACTCCTTAAAAGCACTCGAACCCAAATGCGGTTCTCCTCTGCTAGGGCTCAAGCCTGATACCAACCCATCGGATAAGATGTGGGCTACGATCTTGCAGAAAGCCGACGAGTATTATACGAAACCAGAACGTCCATGGCCTGGGATGACTTGGGCTGAATTCATGCCATCCATGCCGAGCGATCTTCAAACGATTAACTCCACGGTGAGCAGCCAAATTACGGATATTGTGAATAAAGCTATTGTCAGCGGCACTTCCTATTCAACAGAGCAGGCCATCAAGGATGCGAAGGAACGTTGGGAGAAATCAGGCGGAAAAGATATCGATGCTTGGTATGATAAGTGGTATGGGGAAAATAAAGACAAGGCCTTCTTGACTAAGGATCTTTATTTGAAATAGTGGAGAAAGGGAACAACGGACCGGAGGTGATGCCTCCGGTTTTTTTGTGTTGGGTGAGTGACAATTATATTACGATTCTTGCCCTTCATGTGGAATTTCCCCCATTTCAAATCAAATCCCCCTACCCTATAATGATATGCTAGATAGGGAAAAACGGGGGGATTCAGGTGAACATGGAGCAGTTCGTAAATAAGCGAAATACATGGTTTTATCGGCTACTTCTCTCGTATGTTCCCGTTTTTTTTGTTGTAAGTTCACTTTTGATCATTGGTTTTTTTATGTTAATCGTCTATCTATCCAAACAAGAAGCGAAACGCGCTAATGATGTTACTGTCCAAACATTCATGCAGTCGGTTGACCAATCCCTGAAAGTCATCGATTCAATGCTCATGCAAAGCTCGCAATCGGATCGGGTGCTTGCTCAATTTGTTACAGATGCCCGTTTCGAGGAGTCCTATTTCAATCATTATCAGGTTATCGGCAAATTAAACGATTGGATCGATGGCTATCCGCTTGTGGATTCCGCTTACGCGGTGAGATGGTCGGATGGACTGGTTATCATGCAAACGGGGAGTGATCATTTGGAGCGGTTTCCCGATCGCGCCTACGTCATGTCGTTTAAAACCAACACCTTGCCGCAAGGATGGTCCGAAGCGCGAAAAGATCCCATGGCCGGATCCGATGCCAGAGGGGATATCGTCTCGTTAGTCCATCAAGTTCCGTTACAGACTTCAGGCCTCGGTATCGTCGTTGTGAATGTTCGGATATCTGAATTAATGCGCAGCATTAAAGATAAACATGTGCTCAATGTCGATACGTTATGCATTCGAGGCAGAGATGGAGCGCTTCTCTATGCTTCAAGTGACGCAGGATGTTTGTCAGCTTCCACCCCGATGCCCGTATCTGCAGCGGTTTCGAGCTACACGGGGTGGCATTATATGAGCGCGATGCCCCATTCACATTTGCTTTCTTACGCATCCGTATTTTCCTACATTTGGGTCATTGGCAGTACAATCGTTACCATACTGGGGCTAGTGTTCTTCATCTATATTACAAAGAGAAATTACAAGCCCATTGAAGCCGTGTTAACACAAATCAGGCTGCATGTGCATAAGAAGAGTCAGCCAATACCCGAGCAACTCAAAGACGAGTTTCAATGGATCGAGTCGACATTTGAAGGGCTGCTGAGCGAACTGAGCGACTTTCAGAAGCAGTCGGAGCGAGAGCGAATCGTCAGACAAAAAATTACGCTTCAGCTCATGCTGCTCGGAGGTCTGTCTGGCAATAGCGAGCACGGGGTAGAGCTCGACTTACTGCCACAGCATGGGGCTAAAGTAATTATGATCGTGGAAATGGATCACTATCCCAAATTCCTTGCATCGTATACATCGTCGGATCAATTTTTGCTCAAATATGTGTTGACTAAGGCACTCCAGGAGCTTGCAGAGCACAACCAACTGGAAGTTTGGACGGAGTGGATGACGAGCAGCCGCCTAGCCTTATTATTACTTGGGAAAAACACAGCCGGCATCGAGGCGGAGCTGTCCGAGAGGATCGAATGGTTGGCAAACGCTTTGCAAGACTGGGTCGTCCATCATTTGCCCTTCACCGTGACGTTGGGGATTGGCCATGAAGTGTTTCAGGTGGAGCAGCTCCCAGAGGCTTATGGGCAGGCAGAAGAGGTGCTTCGTTACAAGTGGCTGTTGGAGCAGGAGAAGGTGCTTTGGGGAAAACGCTTGAAGACCCAACCCGGTAAGGAGCTATTGGATTATCAAGTCATCGTGCAAACGATGGCGGAATCATTGCGTCTGGGCGACGAGCGTTGGGAAACGGACTATGAACAAATCTTTGAGGAAGCTCGCCAATCTTTATTGTCTCGTGACGACATGTTGCGGGTATTGCAGTACATGCTTTATGCCTTAGACAAGGAGTTATCCTCATTAGGATACGAGTCGATGGAAGACATCATCGAGCAGGTTCTCAGCAAGAGCAGAGAACTTATTCATCATATCGAGACGTTGAAAGAGCTTAAAGAAAATCTAAAAAGCCCTTTACAGGAGCTATTTCAACGGATTCGTGAACTTCGGGTAAACCAACAACATCATAAGTTAATCGTGAAGGTTAAGTCATTTATCGAGGGGCATTATTCCGACCCGGACTTCTCATTAACAACGCTCAGCGATGAATTTGGACTTACGGGAAATTATTTAAGCAAGCTGTTTAAATCTGAATTCGGGGATACCTTTGTGAATTATCTGATTAAAATTCGCATACAGAAGGCGAAAGAGCTATTGTTGGAAACGAATGAAACCATTCAAACGATAGGCCAGCGCGTCGGATATGTACAGACGATATCCTTCAATCGGGCCTTCAAGAAATTGGTGGGGCGGTCGCCCGGCGAATATCGCAAGCTGGATAATAGGGCCGATCGGAGCGCCTTCTCCGCCGTGGACCTGGAAGATACCGATCCCGAATCCTCCTCCGGTCAGGACTAGGTCTCTAGGGTCGGGTCAAATATTTGTATTTTCTTCTGCAAGAGCGCTAGTTTCCGGCATCTTACAGGGCGAGCAGATATGGAGGAACGTCCATAGATAGAAGGAGGGGGAGTCATGCCAATAACAAGAGGAGTGGATATCAGAAAGGCCATTGAACGTAAGCGGAGAGAGATGCATTCGCTAAGCGATCGGTACGGGATGGCTTCACAAATAGTTCTACGGAAATCGCGGGAGATTGACCGCCTGCTAAATGCTTATGGAAGTTTATGTAAAATCAAGGAGAATTAATGCTCCAGATAAAAAACGCATGCTGCGCGTAAATATGCAGCATGCGTCGTCATGCAGTTCCCCACCGCGCGCTGGGAACTGCGGGCGGTTTGGAAACGTCATGCCGTGGTGTCATGACGGCGAGTTTAGCCAGCTATAGCCATTTGAACAGGAAATCGACAGGGTCTTCCTGAGGATTTAACTCATGCGTGCCTTTAAACACTTGGGATGAAAACTTGTCCGCTATTCCTAATGCTTCGTAGTAACGCATAACCTGTGCCGAGACTGCACGGAAGCCCTCAGGATGAAATAGTTCGTCGTCTTCGCCAGCTTCGAGATAAAGTGGCCGGGGGCAAACCAGTCCGCAAATTTCACCATCCAAGAGCATATTGCCCGCATTGAACCATGTCCAATCAGGCCAATCATAGCGGAACCGGTCGTTCACAAAGCAAGATGAAACCGATACTTGGATACGAGTATCAATTGCTGCAGTGAACAACGTATAGAACCCGCCATAGGATAGCCCGATCATACCTACTCGATTGGTGTCAAGCTCAGGCCGTTCCAGCAGCTTGTTGATGCAACCTTGTATTTTGAACAGTTCGATGGCTGCAAGAGAGCTTCCCAACTGTTTAAATTGAGTATCTAAGTGCTGCCGTTGAAACTCGGGACCAAAGCGTTCGGCGTTCCACAAGAGCAATTGCGGGGCGAACACAGCGGCTCCTCGTCTTAGTACGCGCCGCGTCATATCATGATAGTTCTCCGACCCGAAAAATCCTGAACATAGTTCGGGGGTACCTTGTCCGCCATGTTGTGACACTACCAAGGGAAAGGGGCCTTCCCCGTGAGGAAGGAAATACAGTCCGTAGGCCGTAAGTCCTTCCATCACCGGAATGTTCGCCCGATAGATCGAGCCGAGTTCGTCTTCGCCTATTTGTACAAAGCTCGCAGTATCCGTGACGGGAGGCTGGGGAGGTTCAGTTAAGGGCCAGCCAAGCATCGCCTTAAGGCGATGCCGGTAAGGGGTGCTGCTGCGGACGTATGCAGCTTCACTGGAGCAGTCCGGCTGAAAGTATTGTTCGCGACGTAACGTTGACAAGGCTCGCTGATTTTCGATGAAGTCTAATAGCTCCTGATATTGTTGGAGTCGGTACGCATTACCGGCAGTTTCTTCTTCTTTAAATAAATTCACGGTTTCCCCTCCGTTTTCTCTAGACATTCAAGAATGACTTTGGGCGCATTCCCTAGCGCCATGCTCTAACTGGATCAGCCTTGCCAGTTTCTCAACTTCAACAAACGATTGCTAAGCCGTTGAGCTTAGCGAATCACCTCGGCAAGGAGGGTAGAAGTAAGCTGTTTAATGGGAATAGGCCGGGATCCTATACCTAGATCGTGAACTCGATGTGCCCACGATTCAAAGTCAGCTTGTATTGGATAGAAATCGATTCCATAACTGCGAATGAAATCTATGAACATCCTGCTACCCGTAATTCTAACTTCTTTACCCATTTATTTGATTTGTTGAGCTAGAGCAATTTAGAGTCAAAATTAATCCAACAACACGTTGTATGATAATATGATAATCGAAGAATGGATTCATTATCAACCTACAAAACGTTGAAGAGTGTCGGATTCATGGGGGAGAGATTACGAATAATAAAGTTAAAATCCACAGTTACGGCAATACCAGAGCGGACTTTCCGAGGCTGCTATGTATGCTACGTTAAAGCAAAACCGAAGTCTGCAATGAAAATGCGAACAAACGGCCATAGTCCCATTCTTGGGGTGGCCGTTCTTGCTACGAAGGATCCGTTAAGGAAAAAAGGTGCTACTACTTCAAACGGCGCGGGTGTTGGGTGAGCTCAGCACGTGCAGGCCAACAATTACCAATGTTTTTCAAGTCAATTCATTGTTCATCGAAATTTGACTTTTCCCAGAAATTATAACACATGTTCCCAAAACGCATAAGGAAAAGGGTTTTGGTTGGGGAAGATTTTCCAACAGCACTCGTCATTTTCTTGATCTCAAACGAACAAGTTTAGCAGCAGTTCCAGTGAGTGGCGAAGATTGGGCTCGATTACGAGACGGTGAAGGTTTTGAATCCTCGCCTTGTCTATGGTGAAATTACAGGTTACGGCAGAGAAGGGCCTTGTAAGGATAAGCCAGGTCAAGACTTGCTGGTACAGTCACTCTCAGGGATTACCTGCTTAAGTGGAGATGCGGATCAAGGTCCGGTGCCGTTCGGATTAGCGATCGCGGACATGATGGCTGGCGCACATTTGGTGCAGGGCAATAACCGAGCTTGGATTGGGAGCGCTGTTGCAAATATAAAAAAGCTGAAACTCAAACCAGAGTCTCAGCTTTTTAGCTAACCTACTTGCTGCGCCAAGCTCATCTCCACACACATGAGAATAAACGCGCCTGCGCCGTGCAGATCGTTCTCGATCGTAGGACGGGCGATATAGTGCGCGTAGTCTCCGATGCCCGTGCCAGCAATGCGACAGGGTACCAGCCGAGGGCTCTCCCCCAGAACTCCGGTGCCAAGCCTGTGACAGGATCAGCCCACTCCGCCGTTTTCGTTTCATCCCATCCGTGGTAGAACAGGCCTGTAATAGGATCTTTGGTATGGCTCTCCATAAGGATGGCTTGATAGGTCATCATGTCGAAATAGTCCGGTTCCCCGAAGGTTTTACCGTATTGGACAGCAATCGGCCCAGCCATGTACAATCCGTCCAGCCACATTTGATTCGGCAAATATTCTTTGTGGAGCCTGGAACGAACCGTGGCTTCCTCTATCAGCAGAATACGATGCGTGACGCGCTAGTTGCAGGTATTAATCTGAATATTTTTCATAAGCATCATGAGCGTGTCCGCATGGCCAATATTGCCCAGGTAATAAATGTGTTGCAAGCGGTCATTTTGACGCGAGGGGCACAGCTAATTTTAACGCCTACGTATCATGTCATGCATATGTACAAAGTTCATCAAGATGCGACATACGTGCCTGCGCAGATCGATAGTCCCCTATATGTGATGAAGTCAATCTGGCGAGGTAACGGGTACAATTCTAGTGGCAGACACGATACAAGCGCACAACACGTTCGACAATCCAACAGCTGTTGCGCCTGCTGCCTTCACTAGTTTCCGTAAGGAAAATGATCGCTTGATCGTCAACCTGCCAGCAAAACCGTTGTCGTACTTGCTATCTGCTAGTGGAGGTGTTGTCTCATGACAGAGGTAAAATATTTTCCATTAAATGTACATAAGCCAAAGCAAGTACGGGGAACCTATTCTTACGAATTCTCGCGAATAGTTATAATCGATGTGTGGAGTGAAACGTATTTTAATTGATATGTTCAAAAAAATGCCGGCATCACGGCTCATTGTAATTGCATATACCGTCGGTATTTTACTTGCAGCTGTGCTTCTCAAATTGCCGATTAGCCTTAAACCGGGCGCCACGATTTCTTATGTGGATGCCCTTTTTACGTCGGTCAGTGCCGTCAGTGTGACGGGGTTGACGACCGTGGCGATTAAAGATACGCTGAACGGCTTCGGGGTTGGCGTACTGGTTGTTGCTTTTCAATTCGGCGGGATCGGCGTGATGACGCTTGGCAGCTTTTATTGGCTGCTGTTCGGCCAAGAAATTGGCCTGCTGCAACGGAAGCTTATTATGATTGACCAGAATCGCAATAATCTGTCTGGTCTTGTGCAATTAATGCAGCTTGTGCTTGGCGTAACGCTTCTAATTGAAGCCATTAGCACCGTACTATTCGGCATGTATTTCTATTGGGCAGGTTTCTATGATTCGCCATGGACTGCCTTGTGTTATGGGATGTTCCACGCCATTTCTTCATTCACGAATGCGGGTTTCGACCTGTTCGGCAATTCGCTCTTGGACTATTCGGAAGATTATTTCGTCCAGTCGCTTACGATGGTCCTTATTATTTTAGGCGGAATCGGCTTTCCAGTCTTAGCGCAAGTGCGGGAGTATTTCTGGGGCAAGCATCCCAACTATCGGTTCTCTCTGTTTACGAAGTTAACCCTTGTGACCACGGGGGTGTTGTTGGTTGTGGGAGCCGCGGCGATTTGGCTGATCGAGCGAACGCATGCGCTCGCGGAAATGAGCTGGCACGGCAAGCTGTTTGGCTCACTATTCACTTCCGTCACCTCACGCAGTGCAGGTCTGACAACGCTCGATATCACGGCTTTAACAGAGGGGAGTTTGCTGCTGCTTTCCATCCTAATGTTCATTGGTGCAAGCCCATCCAGTATGGGCGGGGGGGTCCGAACGACGACCGTCGCAGTCATCGTGCTGTTTTTAGTTTCTTTTGCCCGCGGGGAAAAGGAGCCGAAGGTGTTCGGCCGAACGATCAATCAAGAGGATTCGCTCAAGAGCTTCGTTTTTTTCCTTACTGGAGTCGGACTGATGATAGCAGGCATGTTTGTGCTGTTGTTGGCCGAGTCTCACCGTCACGGGTTATCGGCCATCATGTTTGAGGTGGCGTCTGCTTTCGGAACATGCGGTTTATCCACGGGAATCACAGGTGATCTCGGCAGTGTCAGTAAGATCGCGCTGATCCTTTTGATGTTCATCGGTCGTATCGGGTTATTCCTCTTCTACACGCAATTCACGAATGGAAGGAAGAAACCGCTGATTCGGTATCCTGAGGAGAAGCTTATTATTGGGTAGGTTCACCATTATCTTTTTGGGATTTTTTTGCATATGACGATTTGTAAAATGAAATAATAGTCGAATGTTCGAATATTTTTCCCGGAAAAGTGAAACGTGTTTAGATTTCATTCGTATCAGATAAAGGAGTTCACTAAAACAGGTATGTGAAGGGAGGTGGCCTCGTTGACAGTTAGTTTAGTCAAAGGTCAGAAAATCGATTTAACAAAAGGTAACGCAGGTCTATCTAAAGTTGTGGTTGGGTTAGGTTGGGATCCTGCTGTTGTGGAGAAGAAAGGTTTCTTCGGCACAAAAAAAACAGCGGTTGAGATTGATATCGATGCATCCGTGATCCTGTTGGATGAAAAGGGCCACATCACCAAAGAGAAGCATGTCGTGTACTTTGGCAATTTGCAAAGCCCTGATGGCTCGGTGGTTCACTCTGGAGATAACCGCACAGGGGATGGCGACGGGGATGATGAGCAAGTTACGATTCAATTAGGACAAGTCCCTGCGGACGTTAGCAAAATGGTGTTCGTCGTTAATATTTATGATTGCGTCAACAGAAAGCAAGATTTCGGGCTGGTCCAATCAGCATATATTCGCGTGTTGAATGGTTCCAATCAACAAGAATTGGTGAAGTTTAATTTAACTGACAACTACGCTAGTAAAACATCCTTGATCGTAGGTGAAATCTACCGTCATAGCGGCGAATGGAAATTCAATGCGATTGGCGAAGGCACAACAGATACAACCCTCGGACTTTTGGTTAAACGATATCAATAGAATTCTATATAAAGAGAGGTAATTCACATGTCCATTTCCTTATCCAAAGGCCAGAAAGTCGATTTAACAAAAACAAACCCAGGTTTAACGAAAGTCATCGTTGGACTTGGTTGGGATACAAACAAATATGATGGCGGCAAAGATTTCGATTTGGATGCGTCCATTTTCGCTGCGAATGCAGCGGGCAAAGTTTCTAATGAATCCGACTTTATTTTCTATAACAATCGTCAGAATGCGAACGGTTCCATCGTACATAACGGTGACAACCGCACAGGTGCTGGCGACGGCGATGATGAGCAAATCTCTGTCGATCTTAGCAAAATACCTGCAGAAACTGAGAAAATTGCGTTCTGTATCACGATTCATGATGCGGCAGCGAGATCGCAAAATTTTGGACAAGTTTCCAACGCGTACGTTCGTGTACTTAACGAGGGCTCCGGCGCTGAGCTGATTCGTTATGACCTAGGCGAAGATTTCTCCATCGAGACAGGCGTTGTCATTGGTGAACTATACCGTCATAACGGCGAGTGGAAATTCAACGCAATTGGCAGCGGATATAAAGATGGTTTAGCTGGGTTGGCACGCGATTACGGCTTGCAAACATCCTAGGTTGCATGTATTATCGGGGGTGGTGCTTTTAGGCACCACCTTCCCTTTCATAACAGAAGCAGTTAATCAAACAGGAGGTCCATTAGCATGTCAGGTTTTTTCCAAAGTTTTATCGATAATTTCCTTAATTTCTTCAGTTGGGACGTGCTCTCAGCCACATTGACGGATCCAGTAAACTGGGGAATCATTGGGACGCTTGTGCTGCTTGAAGGCTTGCTTTCAGCAGATAACGCGCTTGTCCTGGCTGTCATGGTTAAACATTTGCCGAAGGAACAACAGAAGAAAGCTTTGTTCTACGGTCTGCTAGGTGCTTACATATTTAGATTCCTAGCAATCGGCGTGGGTACGTTCCTTGTGAAAATTACATGGATTAAAGTGCTTGGCGGTGCGTATTTACTCTGGATCGCCTACAGTAACCTCTTCATGAAGAAACATGATGATGAAGGCGGCGAAGTGAAGAATAAAGGTCTATCCTTTTGGCGTACGGTACTAGCTGTAGAAATTATGGATATTGCATTCAGTGTGGATAGTGTTCTTGCAGCATTCGGTGTAAGTGATAAGGTTTGGGTACTATTCCTTGGAGGTATTCTTGGCGTTCTGATGATGCGAGGCGTGGCCCAAGTATTTTTGAAGCTCATTGACAAGATTCCAGAGCTGGAGAAAACAGCGTTTATCCTCATTATTGTCATTGGTCTGAAAATGATTGCTGGCGCTTTCGGCTTCCATATCTCACACGTCGTCTTCTTCTCCGTCATTATTGCTTTGTTCGGAGGAACGATTATTCTGAGTATGTTTCGTAAGAAGGATGAGTCCAAATCCGTAAAAGGCTCCTAATCGAAATAGGAGAATAATCAGTGCCGCTCATCATATCTTTGATAGTAGTTGATCCTTCGTATCAATTCGTCAGAGAGGGTGCGTAGTATGATCGTAGGCGGCATGATTTTAGGCGGAATTATCATTACGCTCATTGTGATCGCGAGTGCAGAGAAAGCAGAATATGTGTCCAATTTTATCGATAAATAGTCACTGTTGAAGCCTGAAAAGGTTTCTTTTTTTTGCGAACTAGATAGAATATGAAGTAAAGTTTACTTATAAAGGAGCTTCCAATGAGCCATCCTAAACTAGATGCACCCAAAATGCCCAAAGAATTACCGCAGATTACCCTGGAGGATAGTAAATTCGAGCCCGAGGACAGCTTTCATACTGGCATTATTAGCGACTGCATCATAGATAATCAATCCGCTTATAAAGTTGCGTTTGATAAAATTATTTTCCGCAATGTAACCTTTACCCGAATCGCCATGAAAGAAATTGAATTTACGGATGTTATCTTTGAACGATGTGATTTATCCAATGTGGATTTCTCGGAGGCCACCATTCATCGTACTGAGTTCCGTAACTGCAAAATTATCGGGATGGATTCTAACGGGTTCCACGTTACGTAACATCTCCTTTCACGATTGCTTAGGGGATTTTGCAACGTTCCGGATGGCCAATTTGAAGCAGATTGCTTTCCATTCTTGCTCCTTAGTGAAATCGGATTTCTACGAAGCAACCTTACAGAAAGTCTATTATGATGAATGTCAGCTGGACCAATCCCAGTTTACAGGAGCCAAGCTCGAAGGCATTGATCTAAGTACCTGTGAGTTCACAAGCCTGGGGGTTAGTATAGAGGATTTGCGCGGATGTATCATTTCCAGAGCGCAGGCGTCCGTGTTTGTTAGTCTTTTTGGGATTACATTAAAAGAATAATTGGGCTTGGAAAGGGAGGGCAGACCGTGAAGCTGGGATTTGATATCGATGATACCCTCATTAATCTGAGAGAGCATGCTTTTCATATTTATAATCAGAAGCTAGGGCAGAATGTTGGTTTAGATGTGTTTCACGCCCTGCCGAGCATGGAGATTCATAGCGCGTTTGGATTGACCAAAGAAGAGGGGGGCAAGCTGTGGCACAGCCTCCGCGATGAGATCTATTATTCGGACTGTGCGACGTTCCCGCATGCACGCGAAGCGTTGAATCAACTAGTTGCGAAAGGGCACGAGGTCTACTATATTACGGCTAGAGCGAAGGAACATACGGATCGCACAAGACAATGGCTGTTGGACAACGGATTCCCTGTGGCCGAGGGGCACTTCTTTTGCGGCATGAGCGATTCCGAAAAGGTGCACATTATTGAGCAGCTCGAGCTCGATTATTACTTCGATGATAAGCCGACTGTTCTTGCGACGCTGTCTCACTTGCCGATCCAGATTTGTGTCAAGGATCGGTCCTACAATCGACATCTGACCTTGCCTCGGATCACTTCGTGGGAGGAACTGCCCCGGCTGATGCAGGGGTAAAAAGCGCCACATCACGATGTGAGCGCAAGAGCTCGAGATGGCTTCTAGACACAGAAGCTGAGGATATGTATACCAATGGTTGACTTCACGGGTTTATGGTCCAATTCTCGCTAAACGTTCGATCGGAACATGGAGCGGCATGCAGTTGTCATCGAAATATGGCCATTTCTTAACGCTGCAGGCACAGGGACTGAATA
This window encodes:
- a CDS encoding pentapeptide repeat-containing protein, which encodes MSHPKLDAPKMPKELPQITLEDSKFEPEDSFHTGIISDCIIDNQSAYKVAFDKIIFRNVTFTRIAMKEIEFTDVIFERCDLSNVDFSEATIHRTEFRNCKIIGMDSNGFHVT
- a CDS encoding 5' nucleotidase, NT5C type, with product MKLGFDIDDTLINLREHAFHIYNQKLGQNVGLDVFHALPSMEIHSAFGLTKEEGGKLWHSLRDEIYYSDCATFPHAREALNQLVAKGHEVYYITARAKEHTDRTRQWLLDNGFPVAEGHFFCGMSDSEKVHIIEQLELDYYFDDKPTVLATLSHLPIQICVKDRSYNRHLTLPRITSWEELPRLMQG
- a CDS encoding TerC family protein, which gives rise to MSGFFQSFIDNFLNFFSWDVLSATLTDPVNWGIIGTLVLLEGLLSADNALVLAVMVKHLPKEQQKKALFYGLLGAYIFRFLAIGVGTFLVKITWIKVLGGAYLLWIAYSNLFMKKHDDEGGEVKNKGLSFWRTVLAVEIMDIAFSVDSVLAAFGVSDKVWVLFLGGILGVLMMRGVAQVFLKLIDKIPELEKTAFILIIVIGLKMIAGAFGFHISHVVFFSVIIALFGGTIILSMFRKKDESKSVKGS
- a CDS encoding TerD family protein, which produces MSISLSKGQKVDLTKTNPGLTKVIVGLGWDTNKYDGGKDFDLDASIFAANAAGKVSNESDFIFYNNRQNANGSIVHNGDNRTGAGDGDDEQISVDLSKIPAETEKIAFCITIHDAAARSQNFGQVSNAYVRVLNEGSGAELIRYDLGEDFSIETGVVIGELYRHNGEWKFNAIGSGYKDGLAGLARDYGLQTS
- a CDS encoding TerD family protein is translated as MTVSLVKGQKIDLTKGNAGLSKVVVGLGWDPAVVEKKGFFGTKKTAVEIDIDASVILLDEKGHITKEKHVVYFGNLQSPDGSVVHSGDNRTGDGDGDDEQVTIQLGQVPADVSKMVFVVNIYDCVNRKQDFGLVQSAYIRVLNGSNQQELVKFNLTDNYASKTSLIVGEIYRHSGEWKFNAIGEGTTDTTLGLLVKRYQ
- a CDS encoding pentapeptide repeat-containing protein; its protein translation is MKSDFYEATLQKVYYDECQLDQSQFTGAKLEGIDLSTCEFTSLGVSIEDLRGCIISRAQASVFVSLFGITLKE